AGCTTGAGCGTTAAAAAAATTAAAATTTGATTCTTTAAAAAATCCTCACTGTCTGAGTGCGGGTAGCATATCGAACTGAAACTGCTACAGCAAATCTGCACGGGTTTTGGGGGATTTTAGGATCAATTTTTAATTTTTAGTGAAAGATTCCAGCCTTGAATTTTTGGTTAATTTTGTTGACTACGTCGAATCTTTGATTTCAAGACAAAAGAATTTATGAAATAATAAATCATTAAATACACATTATTTATAACGATTTTTTATTTTGCTTATGAAGGATTTATGGCATGGAATTAGCTTCAAGAGCGGTAAGTAAAATTGTTTTGAAACCTTTATTTTAAACCATTAGGACTGATAAACTGTTAAGAACAGTAAGTTTTTTTATAAACCTTAACTGATATGGAACTTTACAGCGGGTCTTAATGGTTTAGATATTGGATTATCATCAAAAAGCTTTTATATTTACATTATTAATGAAACATTTAAACAGCATATTGCGTCTTCCTTTTTTCAGTGAGTATTACTCCCCGACGAACCGTTCGGGAAGACTTTCTATATCTGTACTATAATAAGAATAATCTAATTTATATATAGAGCCCGGACAGCATTGTCCGGGCTTTTTTGTTTTAAAAACCTAATTATTATGATCAATACATTACAAGAAAATGCAGCCATCATCCTGCCGAAAAATGGTCTGGAACAAAAAATTAAACAGGCTGAACAGGAAAACAGAAAATTAATTATCAAACTGGGATTTGATCCTACGGCTCCGGATTTACATCTGGGTCACGCTGTCGTGCTCAAAAAACTGAAACAGTTTCAGGAACTGGGACACCAAATTGTGATTGTAGTTGGAAGTTTTACGGCCAGAATTGGTGATCCAACAGGAAAAAACAAGGCGAGAAAACCGTTAAGTGTTGAAGATGTGAATCACAATGCACAGACCTACATCAATCAGCTTTCGAAGATTATTGATGTGGAAAAAACCAAAATTGTTTTTAATTCTGACTGGCTGGATGCATTGAGTTTTTCAAAGGTCATTCAGCTGATGTCAAAGGTAACGGTAGCCCAACTGATGCACAGAAAGGATTTCAATAAAAGATTTACAGAAAACACACCGATTGCGATGCATGAGCTTGTGTACCCTATCCTTCAGGGTTTCGATTCTGTTAAGATTGAATGTGATATTGAGATGGGCGGAACGGATCAGCTTTTCAACTGCACCATGGGAAGGCAGCTTCAGGAGGCTCATCAGATGTCAGCACAGGTGGTGATGTGTATGCCTCTGCTCAAAGGTCTTGACGGCAAAGAAAAAATGAGCAAATCCCTGAATAATATTATCGGACTGACGGATGAACCTAATGATATGTTTGGAAATACCATGTCGATCCCCGACAGTCTTATCGATGAATTTATTGATCTTGCTTCTGATTTTTCTGCTGAGGAAAAGGCCGGTTTACAATTAAAACTACAAAACGGGGAAAACCCAATGAACATTAAAAAGCTTATCGCTAAAAATATCATTACCCAATATCATGATCATGCAGCGGCAGAGCTTGCAGAAGAATTTTTCAGCAGCCAGTTTCAGAGCAAAAATTCCGAAGAGAAAGTCTATGAACCTATTTCTTTAGTTTCACTTCAACATAAAGAAAGCCTGATCACACTGGTGGAACTCTGCAGCGCACTTAAAAGTGACCTCAGCAAATCGGCGGTCCGAAGAATGATCGAAAGCGGAGGCATTCAGATTAATCATATCAAAATAACGGATCCTGATAAAAAAATTGAATTATTACCAGAAACAAAGGTAAAAATCGGGAAAAGAGATTTTTTTGAACTCGTTTAAATCTTAAGACTCGTGAGGTAATTTTCAATATATTCGTTTCATTAAATAAAAGTGATGAGCTATATCATGGTCGATATTGAATCGGACGGCCCGATTCCCGGAGATTTTTCGATGATCTGTTTTGGGGCAGTCCTTGTGAATGAGGAACTGAATACCAATTTCTATGGAAAACTGAAACCTATTTCGGAGAAATTCAATCCGGATGCTTTGGCTGTTTCAGGCTTCAGCAGAGAAGAAACGATGCAATTTGATGATCCAAAAAATGTCATGCTGGCTTTTGAGGAATGGATTGAGAAAAATTCTAAAGGAAGACCTATTTTCATCAGTGACAATAATGGCTTCGACTGGATGTTCATCTGCTGGTACTTTCATCATTTTATCGGAAAAAATCCTTTCGGTTATTCATCAAGAAGACTGTCTGATCTATATTGCGGGCTGGAAAAAGATACTTTCGCGCAATGGAAACATCTCCGTAAAACAGAACACACACATCATCCTGTAGACGACGCCAGAGGAAATGCAGAAGTTTTGCTGTATATGAAAAAAGAAATGGGTCTGAAAATAGGTTTGAAATAATTTACAGATACAGTTACGTGGGAAGAAATACTGAAATTTATATGTTCGATAAGGAGAAGGCGTCTGTTCGTCTTTATGAGGATCTGCAGCACAAAAAATTCCACACCAGAACATTTAAAACCTTTTTGGAAGACAGAAAAAAAGAAATTGGCACCTATGATATTACCCTTGAAAAAGTACTGGAAAAGGTCAAAAGTGACATCAACACTATCACGGCTGATGAACTGTTTAAAATCAATCTTTTTCTCAGTGAAGAGGTATATTCAGAATCTACAATAAGCGATTATTCCGCAATGAAAAAACATCTTGGGGATTTGTATGACTGGTATGGAATTATTCTGCTTTATGAACTTCCTACCTCAACAGTTTGCACAAGCTATATGTTTCAATATGGAAACTACACGCATTATTTTCCCATCTACGAACTGGAGAATGATAAATTAGGAAATAGTGAAGGCGGCATTAATATGGATTCAACAGATTTTTTAAAATTTAATGATTATATGATTCTGTTGGTGAAAATGATTCTTGATAAAAAGATGGACGGGTATGAATATGAATTTACAAAAAAAGAAGAGGACATCATCCGGCAGATAACTGCAGATCATCAAAACAATCTGATCCTGTTTAAAGAAATTGAAAGGGAATGTGATTTTATAAAGGAGTCTTCTGCTGATGGAAAAGGCCCTTATGCACAGACCATCTACTATGCCTATTCGTTTTTTAAACAGTCCATCGAAATGAAACTGAGAATTAATGTAGAAAAAAATCCAAGAATCGTTATCTTAGATTCCTATTAATTCCAGACGGTTACCAACAATCCGGTTCAAAATCGGATCTCAACAACAACTTATGAATACTATCATCACCTACAGAAAAGCTTCGGAAAATGATATGGATTATCTTCTTGATCTAAGAACGAAAACCATGAATCCGCATTATGCAGATTCCAATCTTCCAACAGATAAGGAAACAACTTTACAGAGAATTCTTTACCAGTTCGACAAAGCGCATATCATCTTATTAAACAATGAACCTGTAGGATTACTGAAGATTGATAAAGTCGAGAACAAAACAGAGGTTATGCAGCTTCAGATCGATCCCAGCCAACAGGGAAAAGGTCTTGGAAAAATGATTTTAACTGATATTCTTGAGGAAGCTTCCAAGGATAAAAAAACAGTAACATTAAGTGTCTTGAAAACCAACAAAGCTCAAAATTTATATGCAAGTTTAGGCTTTAAAATTGTGGGTGAAGATGAACATTCTTTTTTTATGGAGTTTCAAGGTGGCTTCGAGAACTTCAGTCAACTTTAAAGGATACTTACTTCATTGCAGCAGCCTATCATTAATGACAAACATTTCTGAGGGCTGAGGCTCGAAGCCCCACCCACCTAATTATTTTATGACTGATTCGCCAAAGTAACAAAACTCAGTCTTCCTCCTTCTTCTGAAGACAAAAGTATTTTTTTGCCATCCGTCAGCTCCACCATAGAGCCAGGTTGAATTTCTTTCTGTTCGGTAACGTCTTTCATCGAGGTCAGGCTTTGGTTTACAAATACCCATTTTTCATTATGAAAAGTGAAATATCCGACAGGCATTTTATCCTGCATCGTAAGATTTTCATTTCTGATGACCTTTCTTGACACATGCCATTTGAATAGATATTGGTTGTTATAAACCATCAGTCGGTGATTTTCAGGTTTCCAGACCTCATCATCAAATTTAAAGTACAGATCCAGAACAGGAAGGGTTCCTTTGTGCGGAGTTCCACAGAATGGACATTTCGGATGGCTGGTATTGTCAAAGACATACCATTTTTCAGTACATTCCGGATTATAACAAGGCTGTATAAGATCTGCGGTCTTCAGCAGAGCGGTTTCCCACTCATTAGCCATAGGCCGTCTGATCGGATCATGAAGACCGTCTATAAATGCTTTTTTAAACAGTTCGGATAGATAAGGACCCGCAGCTGTAAAAGGAATTTTTTGAGGATCGCCCCAGAAAGCATCCCATTTTCTTAAGTGATCGGCTTTTACCTGATTGGAAGGATCTTGAGGATGTTCTATAAACAATGCTTTTTCACCCATAGAAATCACCTCATCTTTTTCAGCATCCAGATCCCAGATCTTTCCGCCTCGCAACGGATGTCTTCTGAACAGGTACATATAGATCAATACTGCCAGTGCATGAAGATCTGTCTTCTGGTTCGGCAAATGCCTACCGGGATCCTGCATGCTCAGATGCTTGGTTTTTAAAACTTCCGGAGCAATAAAATCTGCAGTTCCGATGACTTCCGGCGGGAAGAGTTTTGGAACCACCAATCCGTCTATATCAATAATACAGGCAGATTTCGTCACCGGATCTATCAGAATATTGTTGTAGGAAAGGTCGGAGTGCGCCAGTCCCATCTGGTGAAGCTTTTTCACACCCCTGCTGATATTGATGGTAATCTGGAAATAACTGAGCCAGTCCCCCAATTCTGAGTGATCCAATCTTAGCGGATACTGCTTATTTCTAAACATGGGAGCCGTGAACCATTTTCCTACTTTATCCTGCCCCTGAATATTATCTGATCCAATATATCCTTTGGCAAAGAAGAACTTTTTATGGTAAACAGGAACCACAATTCCTGTCAGTTTATTTTTTTCTACAATATCATAAGGCCATCTGAATATTTCGTTCAGAAAGTAATCTGATGAATTTCCATTTTTTATATTCCCTAGATAAGTGGAGACAATTCTCATGATACGCTCTTTCTGTCCGGCATCCAAAGGAGTTCGGTAAAAAGCCACCACATATTCCCTGTCCGGCGAAAAATAGACATCTTTCACTCCGCCCCGGATCGGACTTTCATCTACGTATTCATAAGATTTTGCAGTGTCCAAAATGGAAACAACTTTAACAGTTTTTTTCATGTTTAATAGATTATGGCTAGTGTTCTGTCGTCATGATTTCCTCTGCTCCAGAAATCGGTCCAGGTAAGAAGCTGTTGATCAATATGGCTGTCGTTGATAAAATCTACTTTCAATCGGTCATCATTATTTCCAGCCAGATCATTAAAAAATGTTTTCCAACTGTCGATATTTTCAAGCTTACTTTCCGTCATGAATTTTGGATCGTAAATCCCATCTGTCATCAGTACGAGGTAGGAAAAATCATTGACGCAGGTCATTCCGAATCGTGAAGCAGGATCATCACTAAAGATTTCTTTCATGGTGATAAAACGGGTTCCGCCACCAAATTCTCCCACATCCATCTGATTCAGAAGTTTTACTTCAGAAAAATCCTGACTGATCAGGTTGATCGGGCAGTCTCCTACTCCAAAGGTAAGAATGACATAACCGAAATCAAACTTTTTTATTAATGCAAAAATCAGTGTCGTGTGAAAATCTTTTATCGAAAACGAATGCTCTGTTGCCGCTTGATCCAAAGTATGATATACATACAGCACTCCTTCATACAAAAGTCTTATGATATTTTCCCTGGCTTCAGATTGCTTTGATAACTCAGAAGTATTGTAAACCGTTTCAATATTCTTTTCGATTCCTTTTAAAATTTCTTCAGAGCTGAAAAATCGGTTCACTGAAATAGTTGCCAGTCTGGATCCTTCTCTTGCCATAATCGCAGACCCGGCACCGTCTGCCACTGAAACGATGCTCCAGCCTCCGGAAAGTTCATCTACTGCAAAATCATCATCCCTGAATTTTCCTTCATGAGCATGTGAACGTCCTCTTTTAGAGACAACGGTAATTTTTTTGCCTGAGAATTTTCCTTTGTAAGATGCTTCATCGGGTTTATAATAATCATTGTTGATATCGGATGGAATATTTTTCCAGAGATCTTTCGGATCAGCATTAACAAGCAAGTGTACTTTTTTGATTTCCGTACTGTTTTCATCATGGATGTGAAAGAATTCAATGTCAAGATCATGAATGCTGTTTGCGTGAGGAATCCCTGATAATTTATTGTTTTCAAATGTAAGACCTGTTTCCTGAAGGTTGCCGATGCTTTTAATCTTTATGTTCGGAAAATCATCCATCTCAAAAATGAATTCGTAAAACTGTTTTGAAATGGCATTTTTAAGCACCAGATGGACTTCTTTAAACTCTTCTTTTTCCCTGTAAATAACAGTTTTTTCCATTGTTTTGTGTTTGGTCTTAGAAACAGGACTTCATTCTGCTATCCCAGAGTCCGGTTAATATCAAATCCTTCACTTGAAAATCCGTAATAATCTGAAGTTCCGCACCATGGGCATTTGTTATAACCTTCTCCCTTCAGACAGTGAATTCCACCACATGAACAGCTCGCCAGAGCAACAGGATTGGCACAGTGAGGACAGGACGTACCTCCTTGAAGTTCTTCAATCGATATTGTAAGATGAGTTTTCCGGGAGGATGAAAGTCTCAGATATGATTTTTCATCAATTTTATAGGCTCCATCCAGTCTGTAATACCTTGTCGACATTCCCGGTATGCTTGATTCGGCGAATGTTTTTTTAAACTTCATTAAATACAGCTTTTCTGTTTCAGAACATTTACCGTTCAGAACAACAAAATTATTGTCTGGAAATTTCTGTTCCAGCGTGGGATCTACTTTTTCCAGAATAATGGAATCGATTTTTGAAAGATTAATTCCTTCTTTATTGGCTTCGGTAACACTCTGGCTGGTTGTTTTAATGGAATCTGTCACCCATTTGAAGAATTCTTTATAGGAATTTTCATCTGAGTTATTGAACAGTAAAACATTGTCTGATAAAGTACCCAACAGCTTATAATTGGTATTTTCGCCAATAGATATGGCAATTGTATTGGATTTTCCGTGGTATTTATTGTTCCATCTTTCAATAGCTTTTGTAGCATCATCGGTAGGAACACCGTCGGTAAAAAGAAAAACGATAGGTTTCCAGTCGCCTTTTCTGTCGTAAGTTGTTTTTACAATATCCCGGTCTATGCAATCCATTACTTTAATAAGACCCTGAGACAGGGATGTCCCGCTTCCAATAGGAATTTTCGGAGGATAAAAACTGATGATATCCTGAAGCGGGGTAATAACCTCAGCTTCTCCTGCAAAACCTACAATGGAGATATAGACCGTTTCCAGTGAATACGGATCTTTCTTCAAATCTCTGATGATATTGGCGATACCTTCCTGTACCTGCTCAATGGGCTCTCCAACCATAGATTCGGAGACATCAACTAAAAAATAAATGGGAAGTCTTCTCATGATGTATAGTAAAGACAAATGATTTAAATAATAATATTAAGCTCGGAAGGTGGCGGTGGCAGCGGTGTGCTTTCCCCAGTTCCTTGTGACTTTCCGCCCATCGTGATGGATGAACTTACCCATTTGAAAAATGAGGAAAGCGTGATTGCATCAGTAGTATCCAGCTTTACTACATGGTCTGTAAGCTCTTTCAGGAACTGTTCATCTGCTTTCGGACCTGCGGCACAGCCAACAATAGCCCCGAATTCCAGATTTCTGATTACAGGGATCATCTGTCTGTATTTCTGAATATCAGATGGTTTTCCGTCCGTAAATATAAACAGCAGTGGCCGCCAGTCTTCTTTTTCATCCGAAGATCCTTTGACCAGTTCTTTTTTCACCAGTTCTGAAACCATTTCCAAAGCCGCCCCGGTATGGGTAGGACCACTGTCCGGACAGGTGATTTCCATAGGATAAAAACTGGCAAGATCGGTCAGAGGAATAATATTTTTAACCTCGCGGTCAAAAGTGATCACACTCAGATGGAGACTGTCCATCGCCTGTGGATCTGCCCGGAGCATGCTTATCAGCCCGTTAAATCCATTATTGAGTGCCTGGATAGGTTCTCCGTTCATAGAACCCGAGGTATCCAGTAAAAAGTATGCTAATAATCTCCTGCTCATGGTAAGATGATTGTATTTCTGAAGCCGGCAGGAAAGTTGAAAACTTTCGCTGCCGGCTTTTCATTTGATAAAAATTCAGATTTAATTGCTGTATGAATATTGCTTCAGAATTTCGATAAAGTTATCGGTCTGATGTGGATCGCCGATAGCGCGGAATTTCCAGTCGCCGTTGTGACGATAGGCTTCAGCAAAAACCATCGCACATTTTCCGTTCATACTGGCATCTCCAGACAGGCTGTATTTTGTAATCTCTTTTCCTTTGGCATCTACTGCCCTGATAAAAGCATTTTCTATCATTCCGAAGTGCTGGTTATTCTGTTTTCCCTGATAAATGGTCACCAGGAATAATATTTTCTGATAGCGCTCGTCCAACTGATCAAGTTTAACGATGATCTGCTCATCATCCCCATCTCCGGCACCGGTTCTATTGTCTCCCGTAAGCCATATATTTCCACTCGGATGCTGCATAGAATTAAAGAAAACCACATCGCCCTGATACAGTGCGATCTGCCTTCCTTCATTCGTCTGTACCGTTTTTCCCAGGTTGGCCACTTTACCGTTTCCATCCAAAAGAAATGCAACAGCATCGAGATCGTATTCTGCTTCTTTACTGAACAGCTTTCCAAAGAAACCACCTTGTTTTCTTACATCCCATCCTAAACCTATCGTCACTTGTGAAAGATCATAAACACTTTCTCCGCGGTCATTCTTCCTTAAATCAATGGTCTGACCTTTCTGTAAATTAATTGCCATAGTTATAGTTTTGTGTATTTGATAAAATAATTATTTAATGATCTGTCCTTTATAGTATTTCTCAAGGAAGAAGGCCAGGTCTGCTCTGTAACCGATTCCTGAAGCTTCAAATTTCCAGCTTCCGTTCCTTTTGTAAAGTCTTCCGAATTCTACCCCGGTTTCAATAGAGAAATCTTCATCCAGCTCATATTTTGCGATCTCCTGGTTGGTACTGTTATCTACAATTCTGATATATGAATTTCGCACCTGCCCGAAGTTCTGCTTTCTTCTTTCAAAATCTTCAATAGTGACTACGAAAAGAATTTCTTCTGCTTTAGGATCTACTTTTTCAAGATCTACAATAATTGCTTCATCATCGTCTCCGTCGCTGTTT
The Chryseobacterium sp. W4I1 DNA segment above includes these coding regions:
- the tyrS gene encoding tyrosine--tRNA ligase, whose amino-acid sequence is MINTLQENAAIILPKNGLEQKIKQAEQENRKLIIKLGFDPTAPDLHLGHAVVLKKLKQFQELGHQIVIVVGSFTARIGDPTGKNKARKPLSVEDVNHNAQTYINQLSKIIDVEKTKIVFNSDWLDALSFSKVIQLMSKVTVAQLMHRKDFNKRFTENTPIAMHELVYPILQGFDSVKIECDIEMGGTDQLFNCTMGRQLQEAHQMSAQVVMCMPLLKGLDGKEKMSKSLNNIIGLTDEPNDMFGNTMSIPDSLIDEFIDLASDFSAEEKAGLQLKLQNGENPMNIKKLIAKNIITQYHDHAAAELAEEFFSSQFQSKNSEEKVYEPISLVSLQHKESLITLVELCSALKSDLSKSAVRRMIESGGIQINHIKITDPDKKIELLPETKVKIGKRDFFELV
- a CDS encoding helix-hairpin-helix domain-containing protein, coding for MKKTVKVVSILDTAKSYEYVDESPIRGGVKDVYFSPDREYVVAFYRTPLDAGQKERIMRIVSTYLGNIKNGNSSDYFLNEIFRWPYDIVEKNKLTGIVVPVYHKKFFFAKGYIGSDNIQGQDKVGKWFTAPMFRNKQYPLRLDHSELGDWLSYFQITINISRGVKKLHQMGLAHSDLSYNNILIDPVTKSACIIDIDGLVVPKLFPPEVIGTADFIAPEVLKTKHLSMQDPGRHLPNQKTDLHALAVLIYMYLFRRHPLRGGKIWDLDAEKDEVISMGEKALFIEHPQDPSNQVKADHLRKWDAFWGDPQKIPFTAAGPYLSELFKKAFIDGLHDPIRRPMANEWETALLKTADLIQPCYNPECTEKWYVFDNTSHPKCPFCGTPHKGTLPVLDLYFKFDDEVWKPENHRLMVYNNQYLFKWHVSRKVIRNENLTMQDKMPVGYFTFHNEKWVFVNQSLTSMKDVTEQKEIQPGSMVELTDGKKILLSSEEGGRLSFVTLANQS
- a CDS encoding PP2C family serine/threonine-protein phosphatase, which codes for MEKTVIYREKEEFKEVHLVLKNAISKQFYEFIFEMDDFPNIKIKSIGNLQETGLTFENNKLSGIPHANSIHDLDIEFFHIHDENSTEIKKVHLLVNADPKDLWKNIPSDINNDYYKPDEASYKGKFSGKKITVVSKRGRSHAHEGKFRDDDFAVDELSGGWSIVSVADGAGSAIMAREGSRLATISVNRFFSSEEILKGIEKNIETVYNTSELSKQSEARENIIRLLYEGVLYVYHTLDQAATEHSFSIKDFHTTLIFALIKKFDFGYVILTFGVGDCPINLISQDFSEVKLLNQMDVGEFGGGTRFITMKEIFSDDPASRFGMTCVNDFSYLVLMTDGIYDPKFMTESKLENIDSWKTFFNDLAGNNDDRLKVDFINDSHIDQQLLTWTDFWSRGNHDDRTLAIIY
- a CDS encoding TerD family protein encodes the protein MAINLQKGQKIDIGLTKMTIGLGWDPNEGTGFDFDLDASAIMIDFDRKLINEECFVFYNNLQSPDGALTHTGDDPSGKNSDGDDDEAIIVDLEKVDPKAEEILFVVTIEDFERRKQNFGQVRNSYIRIVDNSTNQEIAKYELDEDFSIETGVEFGRLYKRNGSWKFEASGIGYRADLAFFLEKYYKGQIIK
- a CDS encoding 3'-5' exoribonuclease domain-containing protein yields the protein MSYIMVDIESDGPIPGDFSMICFGAVLVNEELNTNFYGKLKPISEKFNPDALAVSGFSREETMQFDDPKNVMLAFEEWIEKNSKGRPIFISDNNGFDWMFICWYFHHFIGKNPFGYSSRRLSDLYCGLEKDTFAQWKHLRKTEHTHHPVDDARGNAEVLLYMKKEMGLKIGLK
- a CDS encoding VWA domain-containing protein, which encodes MSRRLLAYFLLDTSGSMNGEPIQALNNGFNGLISMLRADPQAMDSLHLSVITFDREVKNIIPLTDLASFYPMEITCPDSGPTHTGAALEMVSELVKKELVKGSSDEKEDWRPLLFIFTDGKPSDIQKYRQMIPVIRNLEFGAIVGCAAGPKADEQFLKELTDHVVKLDTTDAITLSSFFKWVSSSITMGGKSQGTGESTPLPPPPSELNIII
- a CDS encoding TerY-C metal binding domain-containing protein, whose protein sequence is MSLLYIMRRLPIYFLVDVSESMVGEPIEQVQEGIANIIRDLKKDPYSLETVYISIVGFAGEAEVITPLQDIISFYPPKIPIGSGTSLSQGLIKVMDCIDRDIVKTTYDRKGDWKPIVFLFTDGVPTDDATKAIERWNNKYHGKSNTIAISIGENTNYKLLGTLSDNVLLFNNSDENSYKEFFKWVTDSIKTTSQSVTEANKEGINLSKIDSIILEKVDPTLEQKFPDNNFVVLNGKCSETEKLYLMKFKKTFAESSIPGMSTRYYRLDGAYKIDEKSYLRLSSSRKTHLTISIEELQGGTSCPHCANPVALASCSCGGIHCLKGEGYNKCPWCGTSDYYGFSSEGFDINRTLG
- a CDS encoding TerD family protein: MAINLQKGQTIDLRKNDRGESVYDLSQVTIGLGWDVRKQGGFFGKLFSKEAEYDLDAVAFLLDGNGKVANLGKTVQTNEGRQIALYQGDVVFFNSMQHPSGNIWLTGDNRTGAGDGDDEQIIVKLDQLDERYQKILFLVTIYQGKQNNQHFGMIENAFIRAVDAKGKEITKYSLSGDASMNGKCAMVFAEAYRHNGDWKFRAIGDPHQTDNFIEILKQYSYSN
- a CDS encoding N-acetyltransferase; the protein is MNTIITYRKASENDMDYLLDLRTKTMNPHYADSNLPTDKETTLQRILYQFDKAHIILLNNEPVGLLKIDKVENKTEVMQLQIDPSQQGKGLGKMILTDILEEASKDKKTVTLSVLKTNKAQNLYASLGFKIVGEDEHSFFMEFQGGFENFSQL